Proteins encoded by one window of Ursus arctos isolate Adak ecotype North America unplaced genomic scaffold, UrsArc2.0 scaffold_22, whole genome shotgun sequence:
- the LOC113248268 gene encoding olfactory receptor 52B4-like: MTTLNHTAVSHTVFRLLGIPGLEDQHVWISIPFFISYVIALLGNSLLVCIILTKRSLREPMYLFLCMLAAADLVLSTCTVPQALAIFWFRAGEISLDRCITQLFFIHTTFISESGVLLVMAFDRFIAICYPLRYTAILTHALIGKIGVTIFLRSYGTIFPIIFLLKRLTFCHNNVIPHTFCEHIGLAKYACNDIRVNIWYGFSILMLTVVLDVVLILVSYVLILCAVFHMPSRDARHKALNTCGSHICVIVLFYGPGIFTILTQRFGRHIPPHTHILLANVCMLAPPMLNPVIYGIQTKQIREQVVHVLFTKQKSLCFKN, translated from the coding sequence ATGACTACATTAAACCACACAGCTGTCAGCCACACGGTCTTCCGCTTACTGGGCATCCCCGGGCTAGAAGACCAGCACGTGTGGATTTCCATCCCCTTCTTCATTTCCTATGTCATCGCCCTGCTTGGGAACAGCCTGCTCGTCTGCATTATCCTCACCAAGCGCAGCCTCCGTGAACCCATGTACCTCTTCCTCTGCATGCTGGCCGCGGCAGACCTTGTCCTCTCCACCTGCACAGTACCTCAGGCCTTGGCCATCTTCTGGTTCCGTGCTGGGGAGATCTCCCTGGATCGCTGCATCACTCAGCTCTTCTTTATTCATACCACCTTCATCTCTGAGTCAGGGGTCTTGCTGGTGATGGCGTTTGACCGCTTCATTGCCATATGCTACCCACTGAGATACACCGCTATTCTTACACATGCTCTGATCGGGAAAATCGGTGTGACCATCTTCCTGAGAAGTTATGGTACAATTTTCCCcataatatttcttttgaaaagattgACTTTCTGCCACAATAATGTCATTCCACACACCTTTTGTGAACACATTGGCTTGGCCAAATATGCTTGTAACGACATTCGAGTGAACATCTGGTATGGATTTTCCATCCTAATGTTAACGGTGGTTTTAGATGTTGTGTTAATTTTAGTTTCCTATGTGCTGATTCTCTGCGCTGTCTTCCACATGCCTTCTCGAGATGCTCGCCACAAAGCTCTTAACACGTGTGGCTCCCACATCTGTGTCATCGTCCTCTTTTATGGGCCTGGAATCTTCACAATCCTTACTCAGCGGTTTGGACGCCACATTCCTCCTCATACCCACATCTTGTTGGCTAACGTTTGCATGCTTGCCCCACCTATGCTCAATCCTGTCATTTATGGGATCCAGACCAAGCAAATCCGGGAGCAGGTGGTTCACGTGTTGTTTACAAAGCAGAAATCACTTTGCTTTAAGAACTAA